The nucleotide window GCATTCGAAGCGGCCGCCCTCGACACGTTGGTCGGCGGGCCCTGCTTGTCCGTCGCCTACTTCTACAAGAACGGCTTCAACGGCTTCAACGGCCTGAAGCAGTTCATCGACGACACGGACGGCCGTCTGCCCTTCTACTCGTTCCACGCGTACGACTATTTCACGTGGGAAGACGGCGAACTCGGCGGACGCGTGACGTCCGGCCTTCCGCTGCACGGCTCGCTCGACATCGTCGCCGCGTACGGCCATCACGAGTACGGGCGCGTCTTCCCGATCGTCCTGAGCGAGCACGGCGGCTACGTCAATCGGGGCGCCGACGCCTTTCGCGACGACGTCATCGGCCCGCGACAAGACGTCACGACCGAGGCCGGCTGGGAGCATGAGATGCGGCGTCGGTCGCTCGACGCGTTCCAGCTGGTCAGCAGCGTCATCGCCAACACGCTGGTCTTCATGGATCACCCACACACTGTCGAGAAGGCGGTGCCCTTCATCCTGCCCGAGAGCATGGCGTGGGATCCGGAGTACTACTCGGTCATGTGGGTGCCCAAGCACTTCACCGACATGAACGACTGGGTGCCGACGGATAACCAGTTGTTCTACAAGCTCTTCGCGGGCGTTCAGGGGCAGCACGTTGTTGCCACCAGTGACGACCCCGACATTCAGGTGCAGGCGTTCCGCGAAGATTCGGATCTCTGGCTTGTTCTGAACAACCTCGCCGACAAGCCGGAGACGTTGCGGATCGATCTCGGAGAGATCACGGCATCCGGCACCGCCCGGCGCTTCGGCCACACCGACCAACTGACGCCGACCTTCAGCGAGGAGGCGGTGACGCGGCTCGACGCGTTCGAGCTCGCCGGCCGCGAGTCGGTTGTGATTCACGTCGAGGAGCTGCCTCGTGAGCCGATGACGACGGTGCTTGAGACACCGCTCTACGCCAAGACGATCGCCGCCCGAATCGATCCCGGCGACGTGCGTGACTTCCAGATCGACATTCCCGACGATATCGACCCGAACGCGATCAGCGGTGCCTCGCTCCGCCTGAGCGTTCAACGACCGCACGGGGCCGACCCTCGCGTCCATGTCAGAGTGAACGGCATCGACATCGAAGTCCCGCTCGAAGACGCCGCCAGTCGTTACGACGACGGCTCGGACGACTATGCAGCCTGCAAGATCGTTTCGCTCGATCCGGCGTTGCTCGCCGCGACGAACACGATCGAGGTTCGATTCGACGATGACGCGATCGGAAGCGTTGGAAGCGTCGTCCTCCGCGTTCAGACCCCAGCCGACCATTCGCAAGACCGCACACCATGAACCGACTCACTCTTTTCCTCGCGCTGGCTGCGATGCTTCTGGGCGTCGCGCTCACCAACAAGGCGACCGCGGCCGATGATGCCCGACCCAACATCGTCGTCGTCATGGCCGACGACGTCGGCCTGGGCGACATTGCTCACTACTACCGCGAATACACCGACAGCGAGCCGCCGCTCGAGACGCCAAACTTCGACGCGCTTGCGGCCCAGGGCATGTGGTTCACGGACGCCCATTCGCCGACCGCGCTCTGCTCGCCGACGCGGTACAGCATGATCTCGGGCAACTACACGTACCGGAGCTACGCGCCCTGGGGCATCTGGCAGACCTTCCGCAAATCGCCGTTCGAGCCGAATCAGGCCACGCTCGCGAGCATCGCTAAGGACGCGGGCTACGCGACGGGCTTCGTCGGGAAGTGGCACCTCGGCGGCGACTTCAACAAGGCCAGCGGCGAGGGCCTCTACCGCGGCGTCGATCGCGGAGAGGAGTTGAACGTCGACCTCACCAAGACGGTCGGCGGCGGGCCGGAGTTTGTTGGATTCGACTACGCGTTCAACGTGCCGTGCGGCGTGCAAGGCCCCGTCTACACGATGTATGAGAACGGCGTCTGGTACCCCTTCTCCGACGAGTCGGAGATCATTTTCCTCGATGACGACACGGTTCTCGATCCCAAGTTCCTGACGTCAAAGGGCTCAGGCATGGGCGACTCGATGTGGAACGCGCGTCGGCTGAACGACATCCTCTCGTCAAAGGTCGTCGACTTCATCGAGGCCAACTCCGGGGATGAGCCGTTCCTCGTCTACTTCTGCTCGCCCGCCGTGCACGTCCCGTGGACGCCGCCTGCGACGTTCGACGGCGAACAGGTCGCCGGCAGCACACCCACGCCGCACATGGACATGATCCGCGAGCTCGATCTGCAGATCGGCCGGATCGTCAAGGCCCTCAAGGGAGCCGGCGAGTACGAGAACACGCTCTTCATCTTCACCTCAGACAACGGCGGGCTCTTCACCAACCCGAAGCAGCACGGCCACGACGCCAGCGGGCTGTTCAACGGCTTCAAAAACTCGCCGCTGGAGGGCGGCCACCGCGTGCCGTTCATCGTGACGTGGCCCGCGAAAATCGAGGCCGGTACGTCGACCGACGAGCTGATCGTCGCGCACGACATCGTCGCGACGGTGGCGGACATCGTCGGGGCGACCGTGCCCGAAGACGAGGTGATGGATTCGCAGAGCTTTCTGCCGATCCTGACCGCGCAGCCTGGCGCTGAGGGCCGTGATTGGCTTCTGCTGCAGGCCGGGGCGAATCACGAGGTGTTGTTCCGCAAGGGCGACTGGAAGCTGATCATGCAGTCGAACCCGAAGCAGGAAGTGTTCGAGCCGATCGCCCTCTTCAACATCGCCGAAACGCCTTTCGAGCCGGCCGACGCGAATCTGATCGACG belongs to Planctomycetota bacterium and includes:
- a CDS encoding beta-agarase; translation: AQRAPDDQTLDFLLDDLDVRFGRQLGPVRWGLGGRASYQEDPSRPGFVDADNVREVARPTPYAESFKAKAGRLNVVAHGAHAGFPDFMGERQTDVTAEQDPKNHLPDNIEAAAELSALIFKYGYSDFDRPIWYEPINEPHWTHFREQHLADWHVATVAAFEAAALDTLVGGPCLSVAYFYKNGFNGFNGLKQFIDDTDGRLPFYSFHAYDYFTWEDGELGGRVTSGLPLHGSLDIVAAYGHHEYGRVFPIVLSEHGGYVNRGADAFRDDVIGPRQDVTTEAGWEHEMRRRSLDAFQLVSSVIANTLVFMDHPHTVEKAVPFILPESMAWDPEYYSVMWVPKHFTDMNDWVPTDNQLFYKLFAGVQGQHVVATSDDPDIQVQAFREDSDLWLVLNNLADKPETLRIDLGEITASGTARRFGHTDQLTPTFSEEAVTRLDAFELAGRESVVIHVEELPREPMTTVLETPLYAKTIAARIDPGDVRDFQIDIPDDIDPNAISGASLRLSVQRPHGADPRVHVRVNGIDIEVPLEDAASRYDDGSDDYAACKIVSLDPALLAATNTIEVRFDDDAIGSVGSVVLRVQTPADHSQDRTP
- a CDS encoding arylsulfatase — protein: MNRLTLFLALAAMLLGVALTNKATAADDARPNIVVVMADDVGLGDIAHYYREYTDSEPPLETPNFDALAAQGMWFTDAHSPTALCSPTRYSMISGNYTYRSYAPWGIWQTFRKSPFEPNQATLASIAKDAGYATGFVGKWHLGGDFNKASGEGLYRGVDRGEELNVDLTKTVGGGPEFVGFDYAFNVPCGVQGPVYTMYENGVWYPFSDESEIIFLDDDTVLDPKFLTSKGSGMGDSMWNARRLNDILSSKVVDFIEANSGDEPFLVYFCSPAVHVPWTPPATFDGEQVAGSTPTPHMDMIRELDLQIGRIVKALKGAGEYENTLFIFTSDNGGLFTNPKQHGHDASGLFNGFKNSPLEGGHRVPFIVTWPAKIEAGTSTDELIVAHDIVATVADIVGATVPEDEVMDSQSFLPILTAQPGAEGRDWLLLQAGANHEVLFRKGDWKLIMQSNPKQEVFEPIALFNIAETPFEPADANLIDDPSEQERVAAMLKEYLALRASPDRTTPVIAP